The nucleotide sequence ATATGTGGAAAGAAAGGTACAATACCCCATGTTTAGGTTAGAACTATTCAAAATTAGGATGTTTGCGGCTGGAAATTTCGCTAGCCTATTACGATCAATAGCTTATGGTGGTCTAACAATTATGTTAGTTATATTTCTCCAAGGGATATGGTTGCCTATACACGGTTATAGTTATGAGGAGACACCCTTCTGGGCTGGGATATACATGATACCGCTTATGGTAGGGTTCGTATCAATGGGACCAATAAGTGGTTGGTTATCAGACAGATACGGTGCGAAGCTGTTGGCTACACTTGGGATGGTTATTGTAGGTGTGGGGTTCCTAATGTTAACTACTCTTCCATATAACTTCAGTTATCCTGAGTTTGCAGCAATCATATTCTTCATGGGCTTAGGTAACGGAATGTTTGCCTCTCCAAATACAGCCTCAATAATGAACAGTGTACCGCCTAAATATAGGGGTGCAGCCTCAGGGATGAGGGCGACGATTCAAAATATAGGACAAACAGCAAGCATAACCATATTCTTCACCATAGTTATAATAGCGTTGAGTTCCAGCTTACCTTCAGCCCTAGCTAATGCTGTATCTCAAGCAGGGGCACCTCAATTATCTGGTTATGTGCAAAATATACCTGTGACTGGTGCACTATTTTCAGCGTTTCTGGGATATGATCCTGTCAAAACCATATTGTCGTCATTACCTGCTCAAATCTACTCAAGTATACCTCCTCAGGCTATGGCTATAATGGAACAACACACGTGGTTCCCAACGGCAATTGCTCCATCCTTCCTACTATCGTTGAGGGAAGCATTCTATATAAGTGCAATATTGTGCTTCTTAGCTGCAATAGCCTCGGCGTTGAGAGGGAAAACAACAATAGCTGAGATTGAAAGAGATGGTGGGAGAGTTGATAAGTGAAAAAATACCATGTGTAAATAAGTTAAAGATTATGAATGCTACAAGAAGTTATTCAAGTAAATTTGCCTTTTATCATACTCAAAATAATTTAAGGGGTGGTGGGTAGGAACATGGAGATTACAATGGATGAAAGGCTTCAGGTAATTGTCACCATCGCTAAGGTAAATAGGGCTTTTCAAAGAGAACTCAACAAAAAGTTAGCTAAGCTAAATATATCTTACCTTGATTACCTCGTTTTAAGAGGAATAAAGGATGGTCCGAAACCCATGGTTGAGCTGGCGAACAAGTACTTGGTTACCCAAGCTTCAATAACCTCTACAGTTGATAAACTGGAGGACATGGGTTTAGTGAGAAGGGAGAGGAGTCAAGATGATAGAAGGCTAGTGTTGATATATATAACAGAGAAAGGAAAAGGAGTTATGGAGGAGGGGTTTAGAATATATAGAGAATTATCAGAGGAAATTATGAAAGAGTTGAAAGATGATCAAGTGAAGTCCCTATTGGAGGGTCTTAATATCCTCCTCTCTAGACTAGAAAACATAAAAAGTTAGTACTTTTTATGAAGGACTTTACTAAAAGAGCATTTAACTTAAGATTATCTAGTTATAGGTTTATCGCCTTCTCTATTCTTAACAACAATATTTGCGTAAATACTATGAAAATATACAATGGAGAGAATGCTTAGAGCAGAACAAAGGAAATACTCAGAATTTGGAGACAATACTTGGAACATTGTATTACCCAGTGGAAAACCTATTAGACTCCCCAATGCAGTTGAAGACTGGGCGAAACCGAATCCACCACTCCTACTCCCGGGCGGTAAAGTCTTACTAAGTAATGTTAAGATAGAGTTTTGGGCTATACCATTTCCCATCGCCAATAGGACTAGGCTAACATAAGCTAGGATTTGGTTTGAGGGAAATGAGAGTAAGATATAGGCTATAAATGTTATTGAAAGTCCAATAGTAGTCGCTATCCTTTCCCCTGCCTTCCCTATTATCCTGTATACTAATAGAAATTGGGCTACAGCTTGGACTATTCCCACTAATCCTAATACTAATCCTATTTGAGAGGGACCCCAGTTGTAGAAATATCTTCCGTAAAAAGCAAGTGTCCCTTGAAGTACAGCAAAGCTTAATGCTATAATAAGTGTTAATGTAAAGAACGAGCTGGACATTCTGAAAATTTCCTTGAGTGAAGCTTGCCTCATGGCAATTTTCTTATTGTCGTTACTGACCAACAGGTATACTAAAATCAGGTTAAGAAAAGCAAGACCTGCAACTATCAGAAATGTGTTCCTATATCCAAGAGGAGACAGTACACCGCCAATTACAGGACCAGCGACAAAACCAACTCCAAATGTGCCAGATATTATCCCAATATTACGGGAGTTATCCTTACCTAGTTCAGTGGCATAGGAGAGTATAACTGGTAAATTACTTGTCAAGGCTCCTGTTATAAACCTTGCTAAAAGTAAGAGATAGAAGTATGGTGATAAGCCTATTATCAAGTAACCTACAACCTCAGAGCCTATTCCCAAAGTCAAAATGTTCTTCCTTCCTCTTATATCCGAGAGTCTACTGATATAGGGGGAGAAAACTAACTGGGCTATTGAGTACGTTACTGTTAATAAGCTATACTCGATTGGAGTAGCTCCCAGCTGTAGAGAGTAATATGGTAGGATTGGAATTATTATCCCGAATCCTACTGAATCTAAGAATGCCGTCAAGGCTAAGGTAATTAATGTAATTTTTCCATTCATAAAGTGACCTCTCCATGTGATCATATTAAGACTGTTTTAGCCAAAGCCTAATGGAGACCGTGGTTTTAATTTTATAGCTTTTAAGCTCTAAACCAAAAGTAATAGTGTGGATGAGACTGACAGGCTAATAATATTCAATCTGCTCAGGGATGGAAGAATATCCCAGAACAAACTAGCTAAGATTATAAACCTAGCTCCTCCCTCTCTGAACTCGAGGTTCAGAAGACTGATCGATGAAGGAGTAATAAGGGGCTTCAAGGTTTTCATAAACCCAAACCTAATAAACAAGTACTTCGCATATTACGCTTTTCCCAATCTAAGAGAGGCTTACTCAGATAAGATATTCGTGAAATTCAATTGCCTTGAGAACTTCAACGTTTATGGGTTTCAGGGCGAAAGTATTGAAGAGATAAAAGAGACTGTGGATGGAATTTCCTCAGAGTTAGGAAAACCCATAATGGAGTATATCCCTCCTCAGACTCCCATAAAGCCTAAAAAGCAATATCTACTACTGATAAAGACACTAGTTGAGAATCCTAGGGCTGAAATAAGTGAAATAGCAAACAAGCTCAACTTTAAGGTATCGAAGGTTAGGAGGTTGATTAGTGAACTTAAGGGATTTGCAGTAATACCAGAGGTTGACCTGATAAAAGCCGACTCAATGCTCCTGGCTGTCTTTACAAAGAAGCTTAATGACGTGATAACAGTCACCAACAGGTTCTCGGTCATAACAATACCCGGAGCGTTAGGAGGAATTGATGTGAGCTTTGTTGGTTCAATACGGAATGCGAAGGCAATGATCGATAATGTGAGGAGGATAGATCCAGACGCACAGGTGATGTTGGTTTATAATTACGAGATAAAGAACGACACAAGGAATTTGGAAATTGAATAATTTAGCTTACAGTAAGTTACCAAGACAAGTGTGGACTTATGTTGATTTTTTATGGATAATTAACGTATTTTTGATCAAGGAATTGTTGCACATAATGAGCCTAAAGCCTAATAAGCCATATGTTATTATACAAAATATATGAAGTATGCTAATTTTTGGATCAAATTCAAAAATTGGGCTATAAATGCTGAAGACAAGGACGTTCCGTTGAGACTGAGAGAGGTGGTCAGGGTTATAAAGGAAAATCCTGAAATTTCTGTAGTTAAGTTAGCTGCATACTTTGACAGTGATGCGTTATTTCTTGCGAGGTCTATCTATTTTAATTACAAGAAAATGGTTCAGAACGAGGTAGCTTAATTCTAGTTCTTTACCACGAGACCTTTACTTAAGGGATATTTCTCCTCAACGAACGTCTTATAATTTACACTATTACGTATATTTACTACTATATACTTAAAGGTGACTTAGTGTGAAAGAGAGTGTCAGAATTTGTTAGAGTTGTCTACGAAAACTTGCATCAATACTTTCCTAATGGCATTCCTTATATGTCTGTCCAGGGCTACCTTCGTCACCCCATACATTTTGGCTAACTCCTCGAGCTTAGTCTTCTTAGGATAATCAAAGAAACCCATCTTATACGCTGTGTATAGTATCTGTCTCTCTGTAGGTGTAAGCGATGAGAGGATCATCATCTCACTCTTAACCTCATCCATTTCTACCCTATCAAAATCAAGGTTTTCAACCTCTACATTGATCTTTTTTAGCTCTTCACTAATTTGGGTCTCCAATTGATCTCTCTTGTTGAATGTGTAGACTTGCCAGTCTTCGATACCATCACTCACAGTAAGATTCGCCACAATAGCGTTACTGTTCATCATAGCCTTTGTAATTGAGTTCTCAAAGTTCTTAAAGTAGTAAAGTAAGGCTGTCTTACTTGACTTATTCCTATCAACCCTTATGATCTTTATGTTATTCCTATACTTTCTACTTAACACGTCAATGAAGTCTGTTAGCTGAGTTTTTGTGTTTGAATATAACTCAACTATTTCAAAAACAGAGTTCTTTGCCACAAGAGGGAAGAGGTATTTTACATTTGCCGTAACATCATAACCTGATGTCTCCTGTGTCCAACAAGCATCATGTTTAACCCGCATCCTCACCTTGTAAATTTGCATCATAGTTGGTTTTATATAGGGCGAGTTATTATATATAGTTTATTATTTTCATTGATATTATTTATTTTTTATTTTCAAATAAATGATTATATCCTAAGCCTAGCTTTACATTATAACCTTTGTGTAACGTAGTACTCCTCGGTCTCACCTGAAAGAGGTTGCTGACGTCTTGTCATTGGCTTACTCCCCACCATAAGGGACGAGGCTTTCTCGACTTCGTAAAGTAATTGATGCGGTTTACTCAGTATTACTTTATTGAGGACTTTAATATCACTAGACTATAGGCGTATTACACTAGAATATGCTTCATAATTATTAATTTACCCCTGAATAATTTTCATATAGTATTTAAGTTTAAACTCTTTAAACGTAATGTTTATTAAATGACAACGAGAAAACCACTTTATGCCTAAGTATATAGGTAAACCGCTGAAAAGAATAATAGAAGATCCGCCTCTTGTGACTGGAAGGGCTACCTTTGTATATGACTTAGACCTAAGGGGTACATTATACGCATCCTTTGTAAGGAGTCAATACGCACATGCTAAAATAAAAAGTGTAAAATGTCCTGAGGGTTCAATGTGTTTTACATCCCATGATTTACCCAAGGCTATCACAGGAATAGCTAGGAACGAAGCTGTCTATCAAGGTCAACCTATAGCTGTAGTATTGACCAATGATGAGTATAAGGCAAGGGACTTAGCAGAAGAGGTTGAAGTTGAATATGAACCGTTACCTAGCGTAATAGACGTTGAGGAAGCCTTGAGTAATAAGGAGAGGGCGATGAGTGAATTAGAGTCCAACATCGTCTTACAGGATGAGGTTAATGTTGGGGATATTCAAAGTGACTTTAAAAGAGCTTATAAAATTATTGAGGGGGAGCTAATTAATCAAAGGGTTATCCCCTCTGCCATGGAACCCAGAGGAGCCTTTGCACAATTTGACGGTAAAAGGTTAACAGTGTGGAGTAGTACACAGACCCCATTTGACCTTAAGAAGTCCTTATCAGAAATCTTATCTGAATACGGCGTTAATGACATAAGAGTTATACAACCTTATGTCGGTGGTGCCTTCGGTAGCAAAATAATAAACTATGCTGAGGAGTTCGTTGTAGCCTATCTCTCAGTAGTAACAAAGAGACCCATAAAGTGGTTTAATTCAAGGACTGAGGACATGATGACAACAAACCACGGCAGGGATATGAGACTAAGGTTTAAGGCTGCGTTTGACTCGGAGGGAAAGCTGTTGGGAATAGAGGGTACACTTATACATGATTTAGGGGCACCCTTCGAAGACATAAACAGGGACTCCTTTTGGATGACAACTACAGCAGCGAGGCTGCTAATAGGTAGATATAAGGTCAATTCCCTCAAAATAAGGGTTCTGGGTGTTGCTACAAACAAAGCCTTTATCGGTGCTTACAGGGGTGCAGGGAGACCTGAGGCTACATATTTTATTGAAAGGATATTGACTTTAGGTGCTAGGGAACTGGGATTAGATCAATATGAGGTAAGAGAGAGAAATGTGATGGACGACGTTAATTTCACCAAATTACCCACAGGATTAACGTACGATAGTGGTAAGTACAAAGAGTTACTTAGAATAGCTAAACCGTACTACAATGACTTAATAAAGAGAAGGGACAGCTTGAGGAGTAAGGGCAAACTAGCTGGTGTCGGTGTCGCAATAGTAAGTGAGATAGCATCATTTGGTCCTTACTCTACAGCTAAGGTAAAAGTTCTCCCCAATGGTAGAATACAAGTTATAACTGGTACAACGCCCCATGGTCAAGGAGATGCAACAGCCTTCACACAGATAGCTGCTGAAGTATTTGATGTTGACCCTTCAAATGTAGATGTGCTTTGGGGAGATACTGACCTAATATCAGATGGAGACCTAACGGCAGGCAGTAGAACGATAACTGTTGGTGGATCTGCAGTATATGAAGCTGCAGTTAGGCTAAAGGAAAAACTGTTGAAAGTTGTGTCGGAGAAAATGGGTGTGAGAGCTGAAGAGATCGAGTACAGAGAGGGTAAGTTTATTCATGAAGACAAGACCATGAGTCTGTGGGAGGCTGCAAGGACTTCCATGTTTATGGGAGTATTACCTGAGCAGGACTACTCATATGTCATGAATCTCTATACATCCCCTTATGGTGTACATATGGTTCTGGTTGAGGTCGATAGGGACACAGGCTTTACTAGAGTACTGGATTATAAGGCATTTGATGACGTAGGTGTGGTTGTAAATCCATTATTGGCTGAGGGACAAACTCATGGAGGTGCACTTCAGGGTATAGGTCAAGCCCTGTACGAGGAGGCAGTTTACTCTCAAGATGGTAACTTGCTGACCTCTAATTTCTCAGATTACGTTCTACCTACTGCCGTTGAGTCATTTAATGTTGAGTGGAAGTCATTTGGATTAACAAAATCTGATACCCCAATTGGATCTAAAGGTATTGGCGAGTTACCTACCATAGCTGGAACACCTGCTGTGGTGAGTGCTATAGAGGATGCAATAGGTAAGAAGATATACACCATGCCCGTCAAACCAGAACTAGTGCTAAAGTTACTAGGAGAATAAATTCATGTTTTTTTGTTCACAACAAACATGTATACACATTTTATTTCTATGTTTCGGTTTGTTGGCTCTCCTTTCTTTACAGATCCTCATATTTACTTAAATATTCTATAAATATTCAAAGTTATTCCTCTTAAATTAGTTTCAGAGAGTGGCATGAATATTTATGTAAACAAAGGAATAAAATTTTAATTCTCTACCTTATAATAGAGTTAACTGACCATTATTGAAACCACTTAAAGCGTATACTTTTTTCGCAAACCTAGCTAGCAGTCTCACGAGTCCCTTCATATCGTTTTTCGTAGCCTCAAATGGAATTATAGGGAGTGTACTTGCTATAGCTACTTCAGCAGGAACTACTTTCCCCGGTATAGCCCAGTACTTTCTAATAAACCTCTCCATCAAGGCTAAGAAATTATTGTTTTGGGGAACCTTAGCTGAGGGGATAATCTGGCTATTAATAGGCTTGCTAGCACTAACAAATACTTTCTTTGTAGTTCTGTATGTGATAATAACCTTAATTATGGGAGTGACCAATTTTGGATGGCTTTTAATCCTTGATAAGATTAGCGGAACGAGTAGGGGTTTAGTCTTATCCCAATATAATCTATATGTATATTTGGCAGGTCTCTTGGCTACATTATTCACAGGTTTTGTAGCTAGTAGTGATATAAACGTGTTGAGATTCTTCTTTATAGCTTCAGGTTTACTGTATATTTATGGTGCTTACGTCAATTCAAAAATCGACATAGATGTTGAATTTAAGAGTAAGAGTGTATCCCCAATGAAGGTTTTCAAAAACAGTAAGTTAAGGAATTTTCTTTTGGCAAACTCTCTTTTTACATTTACGTGGGCAATGGCATGGCCATTATTCCCATTGGCTCAGGTTTATAAGTTTCACCTCGATAGTTTTGAGATAGCTATTATTAATGTGATAGGCAACCTGTCCACAGTAATTTTACAAAGAATTGTTGGTAGATTAATAGATAAACACAGAGTTGCCACCATGTTTTTCAGCAGATTTGCATTAGCTACATTCCCATTAGCCTATGCCTTTTCTACGACTCCCTATGAGATCTACGCATCAAGCTTAGTTTCAGGGTTTACCAATTCGGCATCAGTATCGCTTACTGCATACATATTGGATGTTTCAGACTATCAGCATAAAAGGACAATAATAGCGTTATACAACATGCTAGCAGGATTAGCTGCACTAGGAGGATCCCTATTTAGTAGCTTTATCTTTGGATTATTACTGAGTTACTTCTCAAATATGGTTACTACAATAGATGTGATGTTAGGCTCAATAGGTGGATTAAGGATTATTGCTTCTCTTCTCTTCTTGAGAGTAGAAGAGAAAATAGATAAATTGTAGCTTGATATAATAACTCAAAAACTTTGTTAAAAATTCTTGAAATAAGTGATAAAAGTAGAATAAGTTTTGATTATTACCTTTGTCTTAGCGTTCATCGAACTCTCCTCCCTTTAGGTACTTGAGTACCTTGATTCCGTAATTTTTGGCTAATCTTATCGGAATCTCTCCTTTTGCTCTAAGTCTAAATATAATTATTGGAATAATTTCCTTGTCTCTAAATACCTTCTTAACCATTTCAACCTTAGCATAAAATCTCTTTACGTCTCTTTCCCTTAAAGTTGCTTTCACTTCTCCGAGATAGACTTTGTTATTGTACTCTAGAAATACGTCAAACTCTAAATTCTTTTTTCCGAATTTTATAGTTTTTCCGCTTACTTTACTGACATCTATGCCTTGATTTTTAAGCCAAGCAGGGAAATCTCTCCTGATTATCTCCTCTGTCATTAGACCGAATGTATTTTCTAGTCCACTTACTCTCTCGTTTAATGCTGAAACAGACTTTACCAATTTATCAACGATTTTGGTTAGACGTATAATGGCTTTTGTGTTCTCCTCTGTCATTTTCCTTAATTCAGCTATAGCCTTTGTGTTCTCCTCTGTTTGCTTCCTAAGTTCAATAATGGCTTTTGTGTTCTCCTCTGTCATTTTCCTTAATTCAGCTATAGCCTTTGTGTTCTCCTCTGTTTGCTTCCTAAGTTCAATAATGGCTTTTGTGTTCTCCTCTGTCATTTTCCTTAATTCAGCTATAGCCTTTGTGTTCTCCTCTGTTTGCTTCCTAAGTTCAATAATGGCTTTTGTGTTCTCCTCTGTCATTTTCCTTAATTCAGCTATAGCCTTTGTGTTCTCCTCTGTTTGCTTCCTAAGTTCAATAATGGCTTTTGTGTTCTCCTCTGTCATTTTCCTTAATTCAGCTATAGCCTTTGTGTTCTCCTCTGTTTGCTTCCTAAGTTCAATAATGGCTTTTGTGTTCTCCTCTGTCATTTTCCTTAATTCAGCTATAGCCTTTGTGTTCTCCTCTGAACTCTTCACCAAGTTCCCTGTTATTTCCCTTAAGCCTGCCAGCTCCTTTCCAATTTCTTCAAACTTTTTATCATAATCCTTCTGCTGTTCTCTGAAATCTTGGCTAATTGAGTGTAACTCTTTTAGACTCTCAGCTAGTGACTTCACAAGGAAAGTTTCTAATTCCTCCCTAACTATCTCTCTTACCCTTTTCTCGTCAACTACCATTATGTTATTTACTCATTTCAAGATTATATATAATTTTTTGAGAGACTACGTCATTTTCCTTTGTTAAGGTAAAATTTAATCTTAATATTATGGTTTTTCGATATAATAAAAACGAATACTATTATTAATCTAACAGCGAAAACAGAAAACTTTCCACCTTACAATAATCTGAGTTCCAGATGGTGTCTTCATTTTACCGTTAAAAGATAGGAAAAATCAGATGTCCCAAGAATTTCTTAAACTCTACAAATTCCCATGGCAGACTTTTGAAATGTCTAATATACAAGTTAAGTTATCTTTTTTCTCCCAAATTAACTTTCCCTAGGGCAAAACTCGTCATAACCTCTGTTATCTCCTCCACATTAGTCTCCTCTTTCTTCTTATGAAATATTATTTTTCCTCTGTCAAGTACATAGATCCTATCAGCAACCTCATATCCCTGAATTATATTGTGGGTAATTATCAAGACGCCGAGCCCCTTCTTTTTTAGGTTTCGTGCTAACTCTAGTACTTTCCTAGCCTCTACGACACTTAATGCTGCAGTGGGCTCGTCCATCAAAATCATTTTAGCAGAGAAATAGACCGCCCTAGCAACAGCTACTGCCTGCCTTTGTCCACCTGACAAGTTCTCCACTTTCATATTTATATCAGGTATTCTTATCTGTAGGGAGTCGAGTAATTTTTTAGACTCCTCCATCATTTTTTTCTTATTGAGGAATATCTTATTTGTTACTTCCCTAGCCAAGAATATGTTGTAATAAATTGGTAAATCGGGGATTAGAGCTAAATCCTGATATATAGTCTCTATACCCAAACTTCTAGCATCATTCGGAGAGTTAAATATGACCTTCTTTCCCTCAAATACTAAGTCTCCGCGGTCAGGTTTGTGATAACCTGAAATTATTTTAATTAGCGTTGATTTTCCCGCTCCGTTATCGCCAAGTAAAGCAACCACTTCACCCTTATTTATCTCCATTGATACACCGTCCAACGCTTTAACAGCACCAAAACTCTTATGAACATCCCTTATCTCTAGTAGGTCACTCATTTTCCTCAACTCTCCTGTATATTTTTTGTATTTTAAATTTTAATATTTTTGTTATTCTATCTTTGCCTTCAGGGGATGAGGACGTAGCAGTAGCTATAGACTTCAGCTTATATGATGCTCTCTTCGCGTAATACGAAAGTACCATCACCACTACTATGGCTCCTCCCAAGATTGCGTCAAACTCGTAGGCATTTATGCCAAGTATGTTAAATCCATTCAGAAGCTCAGATATAAATACAGAACCTAAAAAGGCACCAACCAGGCTACCTTTTCCTCCCACTAATGATGTTCCGCCTATTACGGCAGCAGCTATACCCTCCAATACCACGTCTGCGGTGAAGTTTGTTGCACCAATAGTCAGGACTCTAGATCCCTGAATTATACCCACTAAGGCTCCGATGTTTGCCATTATTATGAAATTTATAATTTTCACCCTATCTACGGGTACACCTACCTCTGAGGCTCCTGTAGGATTACTCCCTGCTGCTATTGTCCAAACTCCTATCTTAGTATAGTGTAATAGTAGTATTAGAAAGACCAATGCCCCCAATGACCATATAAAAGGTACAGGGAGAATTGAAACAGTACCTCCAAGGAATCTGAAATACGGAAATGACTCAGGATATCCACCTGAGTAAATTAATGCTATACCATTGAAAAGGAAAAGTGTGCCTACAGTCGTTATTAATGAGTTCACTTTAGCCTTAGTTGTAATCAAACCGTTCATAAGACCTATTAATGACGCGAGACCTAGGCTTAGCAGTATTGAGACCACTATGGCAGGTGTGGGTGAAATTGCCTGATATATGGAGTTATATATGGTCAAGGTTATTAACGGTACGAAATTTGCCAGTGCGGGAGGTGATAGGTCGATCTCTCCGCACAGCATAAGCATAGCTTCACCTATAGCAATAATCCCAATTTCTGCAAGATACTGAAATATTGTGGTTATGTTGTTTGAGCTAAAATAGGCGGAATTCTCGAAGTAGAAAAACAGCGCAATAATTACATTTACTAAAAAAAGTTGGAATTCAAATCTTCTAACTACATTTAATATATTCATTGTAGGTTACCCACTTGAAGATGACGATGAGGTAGTTGATGTAGGTTTATAAGCTGTTGATGAACCCTCATATCTTGACGCCAGTAAATATGGCTGTATATTACTATTGGTTATGAACTTGGAGCCGGTGTCAATATTTAATGGATATACTAAAGTATCAGATATTAGGTAAAGATATATTGCCAAAGTTGGGAGGAAACCTTGTAGGTATGGCTGCTGATCTATTGTGAAGTCCAGGTAACCATCAACTATGTTTTGAATAGTTGCAGGTAATAGATCATATCCACCAGCAGCTATTGTACCACCATTTGATACAGTCTTTATCCCGTGTTCTCTCAACACATTACCTACACCCTGAGTGCTTCCTGCATCTACTGCAAACATTCCCTTTACATCAGGATGACTGTTAAAGTAACTCTCTATAGCAGACTGTTCATCACTTACTAAGGCGCCAGTTGCTACAACATCAATAGTGTAGTGTCCCTCAATAACACTTTGAATTCCGTCTATTCTTGGTTGTATATTAGCTGTACCAGGTGTAGCTATAAATAACGCAACTCTGGAACCTGAAGGAACTAAATTAAGTATTCTCTGCCCGAATAACTGACCTGATGCATATAACGACTGTCCAATGTAGCCTAGATAAGGTGGATTATGATACTGAGAGTAACTTGGATCATCTGTAGGTATATAAGCGTTATATGCAAACACAGGAATACCAGCATTTAATGCGTCTTGTGTAGGTTTATCAAAAGCATTAGGTGATATAACAGAAACTGCTATACCGTTTGCCCCTTGAGATATGGCAGCCTCCATATCATTTACCATGGTAGTGGTATCTGAGGTCTCTGAGCCAGTCCACTGATAGTTACAATCTAGTAATAGACAAGCATCTTGAATACCGTACTGTGTTGGGACGAAGAAGGGATTAGTAGTTACGTGATTGATAAAGACAATCTTCCACGTTGGATGCTCTGGAACTTGCCCATACATAAACCCTGGCTGTGGGGGAGCAACACCTGAAGATGAAGAGCCCTTTGGTGCAGTTACGTATCCTGACCCAAATCCTGCACCGAATGCTGCTAGGACTCCAGCAATAATACCGCCCTTTGCTAATGTAGACAGTGCTCTTCTTCTAGACAAGTCTGTTTTAGACACTTGATTAATTATAGCTTTTGCAATTTCCTCTTTTATCTCATCTTTAGATTTCGCCATGTTATGATAAGTAAGACGCTTATCAATTATTAGTATTTATTTTAACATGTTAAACGTTATAAACGCTGAGTAATAATTATAGATATAATATTGCAGTTAGTATTTATACTTTATTTAACTGTTTTTCACACCCATAACGTATGAGCACTTCACAGAGTAGAAGATATGTGATACCGTCTCCCAACTTGACTTACAATTCAGAAGTTTTATGTTAGCCTAGAACTTTTTACTTTATCATTGTTTTTCTCATATCATCGCCTTTCTCCCTTAACAACAAACAAGAAATAATTGA is from Sulfolobus acidocaldarius DSM 639 and encodes:
- a CDS encoding MFS transporter; the protein is MQYKWIALSNTTIGVLMASINGSITIISLPAIFRGINVNPFDSFQFLLWILMGYNVVTATFLVSFGKLSDIYGRVRLYNLGFLIFTVGSILLSITPNQGSLGALELIIFRVIQGVGGAFLFSNSAAIITDAFPYNERGKALGINQIAFLGGSLIGLILGGILSVINWRLVFLVSVPVGILGTIWSYTKLKEISKPSRNESIDWVGNLTLAVGLISILVAVTYGLLPYGSSQLGWGNPYVIAGLVVGFALIGAFIYVERKVQYPMFRLELFKIRMFAAGNFASLLRSIAYGGLTIMLVIFLQGIWLPIHGYSYEETPFWAGIYMIPLMVGFVSMGPISGWLSDRYGAKLLATLGMVIVGVGFLMLTTLPYNFSYPEFAAIIFFMGLGNGMFASPNTASIMNSVPPKYRGAASGMRATIQNIGQTASITIFFTIVIIALSSSLPSALANAVSQAGAPQLSGYVQNIPVTGALFSAFLGYDPVKTILSSLPAQIYSSIPPQAMAIMEQHTWFPTAIAPSFLLSLREAFYISAILCFLAAIASALRGKTTIAEIERDGGRVDK
- a CDS encoding MarR family winged helix-turn-helix transcriptional regulator; translated protein: MEITMDERLQVIVTIAKVNRAFQRELNKKLAKLNISYLDYLVLRGIKDGPKPMVELANKYLVTQASITSTVDKLEDMGLVRRERSQDDRRLVLIYITEKGKGVMEEGFRIYRELSEEIMKELKDDQVKSLLEGLNILLSRLENIKS
- a CDS encoding MFS transporter, producing MNGKITLITLALTAFLDSVGFGIIIPILPYYSLQLGATPIEYSLLTVTYSIAQLVFSPYISRLSDIRGRKNILTLGIGSEVVGYLIIGLSPYFYLLLLARFITGALTSNLPVILSYATELGKDNSRNIGIISGTFGVGFVAGPVIGGVLSPLGYRNTFLIVAGLAFLNLILVYLLVSNDNKKIAMRQASLKEIFRMSSSFFTLTLIIALSFAVLQGTLAFYGRYFYNWGPSQIGLVLGLVGIVQAVAQFLLVYRIIGKAGERIATTIGLSITFIAYILLSFPSNQILAYVSLVLLAMGNGIAQNSILTLLSKTLPPGSRSGGFGFAQSSTALGSLIGFPLGNTMFQVLSPNSEYFLCSALSILSIVYFHSIYANIVVKNREGDKPITR
- a CDS encoding Lrp/AsnC family transcriptional regulator is translated as MDETDRLIIFNLLRDGRISQNKLAKIINLAPPSLNSRFRRLIDEGVIRGFKVFINPNLINKYFAYYAFPNLREAYSDKIFVKFNCLENFNVYGFQGESIEEIKETVDGISSELGKPIMEYIPPQTPIKPKKQYLLLIKTLVENPRAEISEIANKLNFKVSKVRRLISELKGFAVIPEVDLIKADSMLLAVFTKKLNDVITVTNRFSVITIPGALGGIDVSFVGSIRNAKAMIDNVRRIDPDAQVMLVYNYEIKNDTRNLEIE
- a CDS encoding helix-turn-helix domain-containing protein, which gives rise to MMQIYKVRMRVKHDACWTQETSGYDVTANVKYLFPLVAKNSVFEIVELYSNTKTQLTDFIDVLSRKYRNNIKIIRVDRNKSSKTALLYYFKNFENSITKAMMNSNAIVANLTVSDGIEDWQVYTFNKRDQLETQISEELKKINVEVENLDFDRVEMDEVKSEMMILSSLTPTERQILYTAYKMGFFDYPKKTKLEELAKMYGVTKVALDRHIRNAIRKVLMQVFVDNSNKF